Part of the Bacteroidota bacterium genome, ACTGCTCCTTATGGAATTTGATCCCGTAGCGCTTATCGCCCAAAAAAGAGATGGGCACCAGATTGAAGCCGGCGCCATCAAGCAGTTAATCGACGCCTATACTTCGGGTGCGTTGCCTGATTATCAAATGAGCGCTTTTCTGATGGCTGCTTTCCTTAAAGGAATGGATGCTGCTGAAATACAGGCACTCACCCATGCCATGCTCTACTCAGGGAGAGTTGTAGATCTTTCCGAAATTCCGGGCATCAAGGTAGACAAACACTCAACGGGCGGTGTTGGAGACAAAGTATCGCTCATTCTGGCGCCTGTTGTGGCAGCGTGTGGCGTTCCTGTACCCATGATATCTGGTCGTGGCTTGCGACATAGCGGTGGGACACTGGACAAATTGGAGAGCATTCCCGGCTTTGATGTGCAGATGGATATGGCGGCATACAAAGCGCAACTTGGTCGGCTCGGTGTGGTCATGATCGGACAAACTGCTGAAATAGCACCAGCGGACCGTAAAATTTATGCGCTACGGGATGTTACGGCCACGGTGGCTAATCGTGCTTTTATTGCGCCCTCCATCATGAGCAAGAAAATTGCTGCCGGCATAGACGGGTTGGTGCTTGATGTGAAGTGTGGCGCCGGCGCCTTTATGAAAACACCAGCGGAAGCGCGCGCGCTGGCAGAACTACTGGTGCAGATAGGAGAAGAGTTTGGTAAACCGACTGTCGCGTGGCTAACAAATATGGACCAGCCGTTGGGTTATGCTGTTGGCAACTGGCCGGAAATGGTAGAAAGCATTGCCTGTTTACGCGGACAATGGATCGACGACCTGATGCAACTCACCCTTACCCTGGCCGGCGAAATGATCTACCTGGGGCAACAGGCAAATTCTCCCGAAGATGGTTACAAACGCGCGAAAGCTGCAATAGATGATGGATCTGCGTTTGATAAATTTCTGGCTATGGTAGAAGCACAGGGTGGAGATGTCGCGGTTGCATCTACGGGGAGCCGTGAAAACCCAAAACATGTTATTGAAGTGAAGGCCCCGGCTGGAATGGCGGGTTATGTCCAGCAGATCGATGCGCTGGCGATTGGTGAAGTGGCTGTGGCGCTTGGGGCAGGGCGCTTGAAAAAGGAAGACTTGGTTGATCCGCTTGCCGGCTTGATTTTGGCGCACAAACAGGATGCGCTGGTTGATCAAGGCACGCTCCTTGCCACACTTTATACCAATCAAGACATTGAAATTGCACCGTTGACCAAAAAAGTACAGGCTGCATTTACTGTAGCAGATACTACTGCCGCGCCGACCATCTTGCTAAAAGACCGGTATACGGTTGCAAATGGTTGGCAAAAAGGGTGAATAAACGCTGTTGCTGTGGAGTCTCGTTGAAAAAGAGGCGTGCATTCAAAATCAGGGCGTCGTATTGTTTACAATACAAGTGAATATCATTAAAATTAAGCGTAAGGTATAGAAATTAGGCCCCGCCGCTGATTTCTGTGTGTGGAAATGCATCTTTCAATGACTGATGCTCGTTACATGCAGAACAGCTATATTCCTCTTACGCATTAAGCTTCGATAACAATCCCAACCTACCCATGTCAATTTGGAAACGATTTTCGCGATGGATTAAGTCAGTATTTGGCGGCGCAATCTCTGCGATGGAAGATCCTCGTCTTATCCTCGAGCAGAATATTCGGGAGCTGAATGATCAGGTGCCGAAGATGAACGAAAACATCGCGACCGTGAAGGCCAACGTCGTTTTGCTTCAGAAAGAAGTGCGTCGTACGGAGCGCGAAGTGACAGATGTTACCTCCAAAATTAAAGCAAGCATTTCTGCAGGACGTGATGATCTTGCTGAACGTTATGCGATGCAACTGGAGAAGGGACGTGATACCCTCAGCCGCACGAAAGAGCAATTGAAGTATGCTTCTGCAGCATATGACAAGGCGCTGCAGGTGAAAAAAGCCTTCATGCGTGAAAAAGACCGCAAGATTCAGGAAGCCAAAGAAGCGCTGCGTGCTCACGAGCGTTCAAAGTGGCAGTCTAAAGTTGCGGACGCAATGGAGCAGTTCGAAGTAGGCGGGCTTGATCAAACGCATGACGAGATGATCCAGCGTGTAAACGAAGAAGCTGCCCGCAATGAAGCGCGTATTGAAATGGCGCTTGATTCGTTTGATGTTGAAGCACTGCGTATTGAAGAAGATGCCGAAAACATTCGTGCCTCTGAAATTGTGAAGCAGTTCAAGCTCGAAATGGGTGTAGGCGGTGGAGATGAAGGTACAAAGTCTTCTTCGCCGGCTGTTGAGCTTCCGGAGCAGGAAGCTGAGCAAGGTGCAAAAACCATTGGCAAGCAGCGTACACAAACTGAATAGTTCCCCTTGGTTAACCCTCTGTTCAGGCTCTGTAAAAAGGCACTATGACACCGGAAGAATACAAGCGAATCAAGGAAGCAGAAAAAGAGCATCTGCGCGCGCTCAAGAAATTGAAGTCGCAGTTGCGGACTGCACGGCAACAAAACAATGTTGCTGAGGCCATGAAGAAAATCGAAAATGCACCGGGTGACGATCTCACCCGGACGCATGAAGAAATGGTCGATCGCCTTGCTATGGATACGATTCGTGAAGAGGCGCGCCTTGAAATGGCGCTCTCTGAAACCGGTGAAGTTGATTCAGAACCCGCCACCGAAGGGATTGACGAAACGACTGCAGAAGAAAAGATTGTGCAGTCTGATGCGGAATTACAGAAGCTACGCGCCCAGGAACTGGTCCGCCAGATCAAGTTGCAGATGGGGCTAGCTGATGTTAAGAAAAAACAAAATGATGCCTCCTCAGTAAAGCATGAGACGCATGCTGCTGGTGAGGAGGATGAGGACGCCGGGATGGTTGAGGAAAAATCGACGGAGGCAGCACCGGAAAAGGAGTTGCCCGAGAAGACGATCGGTCGCATTCCACGGAAAAAGCTGTAACTTCACCGCGTAAGGAGAAGACAAAACCGTCCGAATCAGTTGCTCTTGAGGGCATGAACGACGCAGATATCAATTATACCAAAGAAGCATTCCTGAATCCCTGGAACCTGGGATTTTTGATTATGGCCATGCTTTCCGCTTTTTTCCTGAGCGGGATGCCTGGGACGGGTCCGTTATTCAATATCATCCTTATCCTTGCTGCCGCGTCCGAGTTGATGTATCTCGGTATTGTACCCCGGCAAGATCGGTTCAAAAAACTCATCCGGTCACAGCGTGCCCGCGAACGGTCCAAGCCACCCTCACAAAAAGAGATTTACGGCCGGCTCACAAAGTACAGCCAGCGCCGCTACGCCCGGTTGCGTAAAATTGAGAAAGATATCCAGAGCAATTACCGCAAGATGAGCTATGCCTCACAGGGGTTGCTGGAAAGCCATTTGAAAAAGATCAACGGCCTGATCGAGTCGTACATCAAGCTGCTGTATCAAAAAGAGCGGTACGAAGACTCGGTGCGCACAGGCGCTGAGAAAGAAATTGCGCGTGATATTGAGGAAGTGCGGTCTGAACTGGATGAGCAGTCACCGCGCGTTAAAGCAATCAAAAAGCGCCGGCTGCGTATCCTTGAGCAGCGCCTTGATCGATTCAAGAAAAGCAAAGAAAATCTTGAAATCATTGAAGAGCAACTGGCTACGATCGAAGATGTAATCAAATACATCCACGAACAGTCCCTCACGCTTCGCGATCCAGAGGCCATCACGTTCCAGCTGGATACCTTGCTGAATGAGGTAGAGGAAACGGAAGCGTCTGTTGAAGAGATAGAAGACGTCTTCCGCTCTCCGGCAGATATTCTTAGCGAAGTAGACACCTTCGACTTCGAAGATCCTACCGAAGACCCACTGGCGTCACGCTCGCGCCAGCGGGAAGACTAGGGCATATCCCCAAGCCACGCCTGTTTTATTTTACCAGCGTAAGCAGGCGAGTAGCTACAACAGCTTCATCTACCCGCAGACTGTAGAAATACGGGCCGCCCGGCAGATCTATGTCTGCATGAGCGGAGCCGTCCCATGTTGCAGTATGCGCGCCGGCAGGATAAACGCCGGATGCGAGTACCTGCACTTTGCGTCCTAGCAAGTCGAAAACAGCCAGTTCGACGTTACCGCTGCGCGACAGCGTGAACGGGATGGTTGTTTCACCTGATGTAGGGTTGGGGAAGTTTGCGCCCAGGTTATGCTGCTGTTCAGGTACTGCTGGATCTTCCGTTGCCGTAGATTTGGTTTCGACAAACCGGTGCAACTTGCCGTCGAAGCCGGCGATGAACAATTCTCCGTTTTCGCTTACGCCAAATGCCGGCACATTGAAGGTAGCCCGTACAATTTCTACGTTGGTTGTGTCATCTTCGGTAACAGTTAAGGCCCAAATACGGCCTGATACATAGTCTGCATAGATGTATTTGCCGCTTATTTCAGGGACGCGCGTGCCCCGGTAAACGTGGCCGCCTGTGACTGATATGCCTTCATTTCGGTTGTATTCCCAGACGGGCGTTGTGAGGCCTGTTGTTACGCAGTTGTTGCGGGGTTCGAAGCACAGGCTTGCCTCCATGACGTCCCATCCGTAGTGCTTGCCTTTTTCGATGAGATCAATTTCTTCGCGAGATCCCTGCCCAACATCGCCAGCCCAGATATCTCCTGTTTGCGGATCGATGCTGAAGCGCCATGGGTTGCGTAATCCATATGCAAAAATCTCTTCCCTAAAGTTTTCAACGTTACCTACAAATGGGTTGTCTGCCGGGATTGCGTACGGCTCATTCGCAGTGGAATTGTTCACGTCAATGCGCAAGATCGAGCCAAGCAGCGTCTTGGGGTCTTCTCCGTTTTCATCAGGGTCACCGCCATCACCTCCGTCTCCCAGGCCAATGTACAGAAAGCCATCAAGGGGGCTGAACGCAAGCTGTCCGCCATTATGGTTGCTGTACGGTTGCCCAATTTCCATGATGACAAGCTCACTGGATGGATCGGCAGCGTTTGGGTTGGCCGCATCAACGGTGAAGCGCGAAATGACAGATCGCCGCGGGCTGGACGTGGAGTAATAGACAAAAAAGTGTCCGTTGGTCTCATAATCAGGATGAAAAGCGAGCCCCAGTAAGCCTTCTTCGTTGCCGGTGTTCACGGTCAGGTCTAGAAAGGTGTTAGACGTGGAGGCATTCTGGTCATTGTCGAACACAATGATTTTGCCCGAATGCTGTTCTACAACAAACAGGCGATTTGAGCCATCGCCGGCGTGCTGTATATCCACCGGGCGCGAGAAAAACAGGTTGTCGAAAGCCGTTTCGAGTTCGAGGGCAATTTGCGCCTGTGCCGGTAGGAAAGCACATAAACCGAAAAAGAGCAGGAATACAGGCTTGATAAAACGCATGGGAATTCAGGCTGAATGGGAGAGGTTAAAGATGGACAACAGAAATACAGGGCCACCATTGATGGTGGCTGCGGTATGGGCCTTTACCGGTAATTTACATCCAAATTTGATGCCGAAGTAGGCGATTCAGGCGGACTGGATCCTGCAAGAGCAATCAGTCCGGAAACAGGGAGGCATCCATGCCCGGAATAATCTCCAATGCGTTTTTGTAATAGATGTGTTTAAGGGTTTCATCAGGCAAGTCGAGGCCATAGAGCCGCCAGTGGGCATGACGCTTCCGGTAATATTTGAAATATTCGTCGTCTGTTTCAAAGGTCCTGAAATAGACATGGTATTCCTCTGCTTTCCAGGAGTCTTTGCCCATCAACACGCGGTCCTGGTATTTGATCAGAAAGGCGCGGGCGTGCTTGGGTTGCCGGCCGAGTTCTGCCAGCACAGCGCCAACTTCGGTGTACATGTTGGGTATTTCATCCATCAACGCACCGAGCCGGTCGAGATCGTTGCCCAGCCAGCCGAGGTGCGCATTGATAAAAATGGTATTGGAATGTTTGCGAAAGACATTGTGTTGCTCAGCCATCTGGACTTCCCAGGTCGGGAACGACTCTGGCGGTCGCTTTCGTCGGGGAAACATCTTCAGTTCAAGCCAGCGCTCGTTGTTTTTGTCATGCGGCTCATAGAAAGGAGACGGTTCTCCGGTATGGATTAGCACAGGAATACCAAGCTCGCCACATTTGGCCCAAACATGATCCATTTGGGGGTCATTTGTCCGGAATCGCTCTCCGTTGGCATAGCGCGTAAACATTCCAAGGTTTTTGAATATCTTCAGGCCCTGCGCACCATTTTTGACGTCTTCCTCCAGTTGCGCTGCTGCTTTGAGGCCAAAGTCAGGGTCGTCAATATTGTCAAAGTTGATATTGGCAAACTGGATGAATCTTCCCGGAGAACGGCCGTTCATGTTTTGTACAGCAGCTTTTAGCATTTCACCGCTTCGTCCACTCAGGTTTACAGCCACAGCCATATTGAGGCCATCCATTTCGCTGATCAACGCTGCAACATCTGCGTCGTCCATATCCGGTGCGCCCCAGTGGTGGCTGTGCACATCTACAAAAGGATACTTTGACTTTGTGATGGGGTTTTCAGGGACAACTAGAGTAGAGCGGGGCTCGTATTCATCTACCGTCATGGTCTGCGCTGCCACAGGCAGGATGAACAGAATTGAGAGACAGAAGCCCAAAACGTATTTCATGGCGGAGTTTGTATGCAGCATTGCGGTGCGTATTAATAAGGCAATTGAACAGCGCATTCCCCAAAAGGTAAGGAAAAGATTACATTTCAAATGGCCAGATTATCTGGCGTAATCTTGTATACTGATCCGGGCTTCAATATTTGTTTAGATAAACAGTTTGTGGTGGCGTTTGTGTACCGTGTGAAGCCAATTGAATTACTGTCGAGTGGGGCTTGGGTTCTTTTTTAGCCTTTATTTTTCGCAGCCCTGCAGCACAAGAAAGTACACACCAATCCGGTTTCAGTAGTATTTGCTGAGAGATTAGATGCCCGACGCGATGAGCAGTTCGATATCGCGGTGGGGCATGCCGAACATGGTTGACAACGTCTTTTTTGTGATGTGCCGGCGGTAGGCATAGGTACCATTGCGCAAACCAACATTTCGCCAGAGGGCTTCATTCATGTTGCCCACCTCGCCAATTTGTAGCAGGTAAGGTACGAGCACATTTGTTAGCGCGTAGGTTGCCGTGCGTGCTGCGTTGGATGGCATGTTGGGGACGCAGTAATGAATTACGTCGTACTGCCGGAAGATAGGTGAAGAGTGGGTTGTAGGCCGGCTTGTTTCTATGCATCCTCCCTGATCGATCACAACGTCTACAATCACCGATCCCGGTCGCATGGTTGAAACCATGTCTTCTGTGACAAGCATGGGTGCGCGATGCCCTGATGACATGGCTGCCCCAATGACGACATCAGCTGAACGCACCGATTCGCGGACGTAGTGTTCTGAAGCCATAGCCGTGAAAATACGGCGATTGAGCAGGTGCTCCATCGAGCGCAGGGCTGTAAGGTCGTTGTCGAGGACAATCACGTGCGCCCCATACCCGAGTGCGGCACGCGCTGCCCATTCTCCGATCACGCTTGCCCCAAGAATCAAGACAGTTGAAGGGGGCACCCCTGAAATCCCGCCAAGCATTACGCCTTGTCCGCCTTCATCACTCTCCAGATACCGCGCTGCAATCTGAACTGAAAGCGCGCCCATAATCTCGTGCATGGTGCGCACGATCGGGAAAGTATTGTCGGCATCACGGATAAACTCAAAACCAATCCCTGTAATGCTGAGTGAAGTCAGTTTACTGAGGATATCAGCCGTGGCGCTTCCGAGGTGCAGGGCAGAGAACAGGATCTGCTTTTCTTGCAGGAGGTCCAGTTCGGTGACGCTGGGAGGGCCAACTTTGACAATCAGGTTGCAGGTGCTGAATAGATCTTCAGGATTTTCGACAATGGTAGCACCGGCGTCAGCATACTCCTTGTTTTTGAAGTGCGCCAGGGAGCCGGCGCCTTTTTCGAGGTAAACCTGGTGGCCATTTGCCGCGAGCGTCTGTACCCCACCGGGCGTTAGGGCTACCCGCCGTTCTTCGTTTGAAATTTCACGCGGTATACCAATGCGCATAGACGTGTGTTGGGACCGAATGGCAACCATTCGTTCCTGGGGGCGCATTGCTCCTTCTACCTGTGTAAATCCCTTGATTGAGGGAGTCTCCATACAAAATCGGAAATGAAGTACAAAACCATCAGCCCTGTAATATACGAGGTTTTAAGCTGGATGACACTTTTTCTGATTGCATAGCAGGTCCAGAATGATTTAGAAATAGCTAAGAGACCAAGAATTCCTTGTTAGGCTGGTTAACCTTTGCTGATTCCAATCCGATACTAGCGCAGAGCGCACACCTCACTACAGGCCATTTTGGCCGTAAAACCTTCGGTTGTGTGCGTCCAGCAGGGCCAATTGCTGCTCGCCGGGGATATAAATGTAGTGCAAATGGTGTTTTGACCACCCGCATACGGTATAGCACTACCTTTTACGTCATCCGGGGAAAATACCATTAATTGTCGCGTTTTGCGCCCCTTTGCGCAGCACCTGCCCTGAGAAGCAAGCAGTGTTAGACCAACCCCGCTAGAAGCACATGGAATCGTCGGTTACGCAGTTGAAAAAAGAAGAGTTGGTAGCCAATCTTCGGGAAAGTCCGGGATTTGCCAACGGCATCACAGATTTGCGTGGTGCAGATTTGTCACACGAGGACCTGAGCGGGATAAACTTATCCGGGATAGATTTATCAGGTGCTGATTTGCAGGGGGCCAATCTTGCCCTTGCCCGCCTATTCAAAACAAACTTGAGTGGCGCAAACCTGGTGAATGCCAACCTGGAGTCTAGTGAACTCACCGGAGCCAATTTATCAGGTGCCAATCTGGAAGAAGCGAACCTGAAACGCGCCGGACTGGGCATGGCCCAGTTGAAGAAAGCCCGTTTGTTTAAAACCAATCTCACGGCGGCAACACTTACCAAATCAGATCTCGGCGAAGCTGATTTGCGATGTGCAATTCTTGACTCTGCGCGGATTCGGGAAGCTTCTCTGGAGAAAGCGGACCTGACCAATGCCAATCTTCAACATGCAGACATTTCCAAGTGTCGCGTGCATAAAGCAGCATTTACGGGTGCAGATTTGCGCGATGCAAACCTGAATGGCATTACAGAATTCAGTTCAGCTGATTGGGTTGGGACGGACATGCGGGGTGTTGACTTTGCCGGCGCCTACCTGTTGCGCCGTTTTGCTATGGATCAAAACTATATCAAGGAGTTTCGCGAAAGCAGCAAATTCTCAGCTTATGTGTACTACGTTTGGTGGTTTACAAGTGATTGCGGACGCAGTGTAGGCCGTTGGTTGGCCATTATTGGTGTGCTGGCGCTGATCTTTGCCGGCCTCTACACGCAGGTGGAACTGAGTTATGGTATGCATGAGGACTCGTGGTTCATGCCCATCTACTTCAGCATCGTTACGATGACAACGTTGGGCTATGGAGATGTCTTACCCGTTTCAACTGCTGCCCAAATAGTCTCGATGGTACAGGTGCTCATCAGCTATATCATGCTGGGTGGCCTGCTTTCTATTTTTAGTAACAAACTGGCCCGCCGCGCCGAATAACCCTGCTTGCCATGTTAAGATTTCTCAGACGACAAAAACGTGATCCGAAAGAGGTTATTCGGGAATTATTTGGAGACGCCGAGTTGCCCAGCTTTCCTTCAGCTGTAATGGAAGTGCTGAGTTTGTTGCGGAGCCCAGACTCAAAAATTGCCGAAATTGAGTTCAAGGTAGAGCGTGATCCCGGATTGAGTGTAAAAGTACTTCGGACGGTCAATTCTGCTGCCTTTGGGTTGTCGAAACGCGTGGGGCACGTAGGGCATGCTGTTAGCTTGCTTGGTCGGTCTCGGCTCGAATCTATTGTGCTTTCCGTTGCTGTAAGCGCCGTTTTCCCCCAAAAGGGTGAGTCTGGATTTGATTATGCATCGTTTTGGGCTACAGCAGCGCGGCGCGCTTGTCTGGCGAAGCTGCTGGCAAACCGGATGCACCCGATTACGGAGATCGAGGCTTTTACTGCCGGCTTGCTGCAAGATATGGGTATTCCGCTGCTGGCTATGCAAAAGAGTAAAGAGTACCTCAAAATTTATGCATCCTGGCAGAGTGATCCGCTCAGTTCCCTCGAAGAACTTGAGCATGATGCGTTAGGCTATGACCATACGCAGGTTGGGGCGATTGTGGCAGAAACCTGGGGGCTCCCACAATACCTGATCGATGCCATATCTGGCCACCATACCTGGGGCGGTGAGCATCATGTAGAAGAAGCTGTCCAGCTTGTATCCCTGATTCGGGATAGTGAGGTAGATGATGGCTCTAACAAACTGATTGAAGTTGGCATGAGTCAGTTTGGCGTCGATGAGACGGTATTGCGCGACCTCGTAGAAAAAGCCATCGAGGACGCTAATGATTACTACGCCATGTTAAATCAATAGCAAGTGCGGTTAAAACGGCATGCGTATCAGCGCTGCCTTTTTGTCGAGCCGCGCAGACTTTACGATGGTCTGATCTGAATCCAGGATCTCTGTCCAGGCGAGTACAATGTTGGAATCATCTGCAATTACCTGTGGGAATCCGCTTTGCCGGCTGGCTTTGGAGGCAGCAATCGTCACGGGCGCAAACCTGATAACATTTTCCGGTGTAGTCCAGGATACCATTTGCAATTTAATATCTGCCCCTCCATTGGAAGTCGGTTGAAGCCAGGTAACTACCGCGCTATTTTCATCAAGCAAAGCAACACCTACACGTCCGGCTGGCCGCGCGTCTGTAATCATCAGGGGCGCACCGAAGGTTTTTCCGTTGTTATCTGAAACAGCAAATTGTACGCGGGGTGTGTCCTGCGCTGCTGTAAACCACGTTATTGCCACCACATCATCAACCGCATCCAGCGCCGGCCCATTCACCGGACAGCCCGCAATTTGCCACCCATCCGGGTGTACAACTTCCGGAGCGCTCCAGGCGCCATCTGTATACCTTACTACAGCAATATCTCGAATTTCCGTTGCTGAGCGATCCCGGTAGGCGACCAGTGCAGAAGCCGGCCCCGTACGCACGGCTGCGGTCTGGCAACAGTCGCATACGCGGTCATCAAGTTCAAACTCTTTTGTTAACGTACCCGTAGCATCAAACACAGCACTGCGGAGCGTCATGGCACGCTTGGAGGGATCGCCATGATGTCCGCCGGCGGTAAAACGGCCATCCAGCCAAATGGCTTTGAACGTATCGGTCCCCCAGGGAAGCAACGAGACAAAGCCGTGCTCTGCCTGCACGCCATCAGTGTGAGGCATAAACCCTTTGGTCCAGGTGCCTCCACCATCGCGGGTAACGGTAAGGCGGACATCGTATGTGTACGTCCCGCCGGCGCTTTTTGTGAGGTAGCTTGCCGCTTTATGCTGCGGGGAATGTGCAGCCAGGGTGGGGAAATCGGCCCAATTAATAAACCAGTTTTTGCCTTCTGCTACAGCGCTGGCCGGTGACCAGCCTTCGTTAAGAAACGACGAGGTATGCAACGTTGCTGATCCGTTTGCGTTACGTGTCGTCCAACTCAAGAAAAGCTGACCGCTGCTACCTTTAACCAATTCTGGTGTAAGGCTGGCAGTATCTGCCGGCGTTTCCAAAAAGACAATGCCTTCGGCCGTCTGCGGTAAATCCTGTGCTACAGATTCGCAACCGGCAAAGGCTAGGACAAGCATAAACATGCCGGCGATTTGCTGAAAAGTAATCTTCATATAAAAGCAGGGTAACAGCAGGATTATATAGAAATCCGTTTTTGGAGACTTTGTAAAAGCGATACAGGGGCCGCGATACCTTGTGGCCGTAGATTTAATGTCTTTTTCATTGACAGATGCGGTACAAAGTTTCCTACATCAACCTTTTTTAGGTATTCTGCTCGTTACGTTCGCATACTTAGACGGCTACGCTTTTGTCGAGTAGCATCCCATGGGGAAACCATCCTGCAACAGGCCTGATGCATATCATGAAAGGCTCGATGCAGTTAAGGATAGAAACACATAGAGAAGTAGTAAAACATGGAGGTAATTTGACATTATGGCGCGTTATAAGGGAACGATAGGTATTTTAACCGGAGGGGGCGACGTGCCCGGACTGAACCCGGCCATTCGGGGTGTTACCATTCGAGCCATCCAGGAAGGATACCGTGTTATTGGTATCCGGCGTGGTTGGGCTGGTCTGGTAGATTTTGTGCCGGATAAAGAGGCGGATAACAGCAGCAACATTGTTGAGCTTACAGTCGAAAATGTAAACCGTGCGGGTAGGACAGGTGGTACATTCCTGCATTCCTCACGTACGCGACCCAGTACATTGCCCAAAGACGTCGTACCACCGCATTTGCAAGACAAGTATACAGATGAGGTGAATGATGTCACCGAAGATGTAATCAAAAACCTGGAGTTTCTGGGTATTGATTATCTGATTCCTATCGGTGGAGATGATACCCTCAGCTATGGATACCGGCTGCATGAGCAAGGCGTAAAAGTTGTTGCCATCCCTAAGACGATGGACAACGATGTGCCTGGCACTGATTACTGCATCGGATTTGGCACCTGTGTGACCCGTACGATTGAGCTGACCCATCAGCTCAGAACTTCAGCCGG contains:
- a CDS encoding thymidine phosphorylase, which gives rise to LLLMEFDPVALIAQKRDGHQIEAGAIKQLIDAYTSGALPDYQMSAFLMAAFLKGMDAAEIQALTHAMLYSGRVVDLSEIPGIKVDKHSTGGVGDKVSLILAPVVAACGVPVPMISGRGLRHSGGTLDKLESIPGFDVQMDMAAYKAQLGRLGVVMIGQTAEIAPADRKIYALRDVTATVANRAFIAPSIMSKKIAAGIDGLVLDVKCGAGAFMKTPAEARALAELLVQIGEEFGKPTVAWLTNMDQPLGYAVGNWPEMVESIACLRGQWIDDLMQLTLTLAGEMIYLGQQANSPEDGYKRAKAAIDDGSAFDKFLAMVEAQGGDVAVASTGSRENPKHVIEVKAPAGMAGYVQQIDALAIGEVAVALGAGRLKKEDLVDPLAGLILAHKQDALVDQGTLLATLYTNQDIEIAPLTKKVQAAFTVADTTAAPTILLKDRYTVANGWQKG
- a CDS encoding PspA/IM30 family protein, whose translation is MSIWKRFSRWIKSVFGGAISAMEDPRLILEQNIRELNDQVPKMNENIATVKANVVLLQKEVRRTEREVTDVTSKIKASISAGRDDLAERYAMQLEKGRDTLSRTKEQLKYASAAYDKALQVKKAFMREKDRKIQEAKEALRAHERSKWQSKVADAMEQFEVGGLDQTHDEMIQRVNEEAARNEARIEMALDSFDVEALRIEEDAENIRASEIVKQFKLEMGVGGGDEGTKSSSPAVELPEQEAEQGAKTIGKQRTQTE
- a CDS encoding PQQ-dependent sugar dehydrogenase — its product is MRFIKPVFLLFFGLCAFLPAQAQIALELETAFDNLFFSRPVDIQHAGDGSNRLFVVEQHSGKIIVFDNDQNASTSNTFLDLTVNTGNEEGLLGLAFHPDYETNGHFFVYYSTSSPRRSVISRFTVDAANPNAADPSSELVIMEIGQPYSNHNGGQLAFSPLDGFLYIGLGDGGDGGDPDENGEDPKTLLGSILRIDVNNSTANEPYAIPADNPFVGNVENFREEIFAYGLRNPWRFSIDPQTGDIWAGDVGQGSREEIDLIEKGKHYGWDVMEASLCFEPRNNCVTTGLTTPVWEYNRNEGISVTGGHVYRGTRVPEISGKYIYADYVSGRIWALTVTEDDTTNVEIVRATFNVPAFGVSENGELFIAGFDGKLHRFVETKSTATEDPAVPEQQHNLGANFPNPTSGETTIPFTLSRSGNVELAVFDLLGRKVQVLASGVYPAGAHTATWDGSAHADIDLPGGPYFYSLRVDEAVVATRLLTLVK
- a CDS encoding amidohydrolase family protein, translated to MKYVLGFCLSILFILPVAAQTMTVDEYEPRSTLVVPENPITKSKYPFVDVHSHHWGAPDMDDADVAALISEMDGLNMAVAVNLSGRSGEMLKAAVQNMNGRSPGRFIQFANINFDNIDDPDFGLKAAAQLEEDVKNGAQGLKIFKNLGMFTRYANGERFRTNDPQMDHVWAKCGELGIPVLIHTGEPSPFYEPHDKNNERWLELKMFPRRKRPPESFPTWEVQMAEQHNVFRKHSNTIFINAHLGWLGNDLDRLGALMDEIPNMYTEVGAVLAELGRQPKHARAFLIKYQDRVLMGKDSWKAEEYHVYFRTFETDDEYFKYYRKRHAHWRLYGLDLPDETLKHIYYKNALEIIPGMDASLFPD
- a CDS encoding alanine dehydrogenase; the protein is METPSIKGFTQVEGAMRPQERMVAIRSQHTSMRIGIPREISNEERRVALTPGGVQTLAANGHQVYLEKGAGSLAHFKNKEYADAGATIVENPEDLFSTCNLIVKVGPPSVTELDLLQEKQILFSALHLGSATADILSKLTSLSITGIGFEFIRDADNTFPIVRTMHEIMGALSVQIAARYLESDEGGQGVMLGGISGVPPSTVLILGASVIGEWAARAALGYGAHVIVLDNDLTALRSMEHLLNRRIFTAMASEHYVRESVRSADVVIGAAMSSGHRAPMLVTEDMVSTMRPGSVIVDVVIDQGGCIETSRPTTHSSPIFRQYDVIHYCVPNMPSNAARTATYALTNVLVPYLLQIGEVGNMNEALWRNVGLRNGTYAYRRHITKKTLSTMFGMPHRDIELLIASGI
- a CDS encoding pentapeptide repeat-containing protein, which gives rise to MESSVTQLKKEELVANLRESPGFANGITDLRGADLSHEDLSGINLSGIDLSGADLQGANLALARLFKTNLSGANLVNANLESSELTGANLSGANLEEANLKRAGLGMAQLKKARLFKTNLTAATLTKSDLGEADLRCAILDSARIREASLEKADLTNANLQHADISKCRVHKAAFTGADLRDANLNGITEFSSADWVGTDMRGVDFAGAYLLRRFAMDQNYIKEFRESSKFSAYVYYVWWFTSDCGRSVGRWLAIIGVLALIFAGLYTQVELSYGMHEDSWFMPIYFSIVTMTTLGYGDVLPVSTAAQIVSMVQVLISYIMLGGLLSIFSNKLARRAE
- a CDS encoding HDOD domain-containing protein; this encodes MLRFLRRQKRDPKEVIRELFGDAELPSFPSAVMEVLSLLRSPDSKIAEIEFKVERDPGLSVKVLRTVNSAAFGLSKRVGHVGHAVSLLGRSRLESIVLSVAVSAVFPQKGESGFDYASFWATAARRACLAKLLANRMHPITEIEAFTAGLLQDMGIPLLAMQKSKEYLKIYASWQSDPLSSLEELEHDALGYDHTQVGAIVAETWGLPQYLIDAISGHHTWGGEHHVEEAVQLVSLIRDSEVDDGSNKLIEVGMSQFGVDETVLRDLVEKAIEDANDYYAMLNQ
- a CDS encoding exo-alpha-sialidase, whose protein sequence is MKITFQQIAGMFMLVLAFAGCESVAQDLPQTAEGIVFLETPADTASLTPELVKGSSGQLFLSWTTRNANGSATLHTSSFLNEGWSPASAVAEGKNWFINWADFPTLAAHSPQHKAASYLTKSAGGTYTYDVRLTVTRDGGGTWTKGFMPHTDGVQAEHGFVSLLPWGTDTFKAIWLDGRFTAGGHHGDPSKRAMTLRSAVFDATGTLTKEFELDDRVCDCCQTAAVRTGPASALVAYRDRSATEIRDIAVVRYTDGAWSAPEVVHPDGWQIAGCPVNGPALDAVDDVVAITWFTAAQDTPRVQFAVSDNNGKTFGAPLMITDARPAGRVGVALLDENSAVVTWLQPTSNGGADIKLQMVSWTTPENVIRFAPVTIAASKASRQSGFPQVIADDSNIVLAWTEILDSDQTIVKSARLDKKAALIRMPF